One genomic region from Clostridia bacterium encodes:
- a CDS encoding VWA domain-containing protein, which yields MRLGIRLGLLFAIACWLTAVPLPAPAQNSAPQSASQQAGSQQQQDQEPLETFKVDVNVVSLYFNVKDKKGALIPSLKKEDFQVFEDGKPQTIKYFTAESNQPLTLGLMIDTSGSQTRVLPFEQEAGSQFLRDVLRDKDLAFVISFDVNVELLQDFTSSGQSLRAALNRARVNTGGGSGGVPGIGQGPVPVSRPRGTLLYDAIFLGSDEKLKQEVGRKAMIILTDGEDQGSQISVRDAIEAAQKSDAICYVLLIEDNAQYNGFGAGEMKKLAQETGGRVIEVGNESKKLREAFQQISNELRSQYSIGYTPTNQKHDGTYRKVEIKTTAEGFKVQSRKGYYATKQ from the coding sequence ATGCGACTTGGAATCCGACTGGGTCTGCTATTTGCGATTGCATGTTGGCTGACGGCAGTGCCCTTGCCAGCCCCGGCACAGAACAGCGCGCCGCAGAGCGCATCGCAACAGGCAGGTAGTCAACAGCAGCAGGATCAGGAGCCCCTTGAGACCTTCAAGGTGGACGTTAACGTCGTCAGTTTGTATTTCAACGTGAAGGACAAAAAGGGTGCGCTGATCCCAAGCCTGAAGAAGGAGGATTTCCAGGTCTTCGAAGACGGCAAGCCGCAGACCATCAAGTACTTCACTGCGGAGAGCAACCAGCCGCTTACACTCGGGCTCATGATCGATACGAGCGGAAGCCAAACGCGGGTTCTGCCGTTTGAGCAGGAGGCCGGCAGCCAGTTCTTACGGGACGTCTTGCGTGACAAGGACTTGGCTTTCGTCATCAGTTTCGATGTCAACGTGGAGTTGCTGCAGGACTTTACTTCCTCAGGCCAGTCGCTGCGTGCCGCCCTGAACAGGGCGCGGGTGAATACAGGAGGCGGCAGCGGCGGCGTGCCGGGAATCGGCCAGGGACCGGTGCCGGTGAGCAGGCCGCGCGGCACACTGCTTTACGACGCAATCTTCCTGGGTTCGGACGAGAAACTGAAGCAGGAGGTCGGCCGCAAGGCGATGATCATTCTGACCGATGGCGAGGACCAGGGCAGCCAAATCTCCGTCAGGGATGCGATTGAGGCAGCGCAGAAGTCGGACGCGATCTGCTATGTGCTGCTGATCGAAGACAATGCGCAATACAACGGCTTCGGCGCAGGCGAAATGAAGAAGCTCGCCCAGGAAACAGGCGGGCGCGTAATCGAAGTTGGCAATGAATCGAAGAAACTGAGGGAAGCGTTCCAGCAAATTTCGAACGAACTACGTAGCCAGTACTCGATCGGATACACGCCCACCAACCAGAAGCATGATGGGACATACCGGAAGGTCGAGATCAAGACAACGGCTGAGGGCTTTAAGGTGCAGTCACGCAAGGGGTACTACGCCACCAAGCAGTGA
- a CDS encoding GTPase domain-containing protein: MSFINFAAREINCKIVYYGAGLGGKTTNLQHIYDKTAEKQKGKMISLATESDRTLFFDFLPLDLGTVRGFKTRFHLYTVPGQVFYDASRKLILRGVDGVVFVADSQEERMDANIEALENLVDNLKEHGYDHQKIPYVLQLNKRDLPNALPVDTLKKELVKRNEAVFEAVAFQGNGVFETLKEVARQVLIELKKG, translated from the coding sequence TTGAGTTTCATCAATTTCGCTGCCCGCGAGATTAACTGCAAGATTGTCTACTATGGCGCCGGACTCGGCGGCAAGACGACCAATTTGCAGCATATCTATGACAAAACGGCCGAGAAACAAAAGGGCAAGATGATCTCGCTGGCTACGGAAAGCGATCGAACCCTGTTCTTCGACTTCCTGCCGCTCGATCTCGGCACGGTTCGCGGCTTCAAGACGCGCTTCCATCTCTATACGGTTCCCGGACAGGTCTTTTACGATGCCAGCCGCAAGCTCATCCTGCGCGGTGTGGATGGCGTCGTCTTCGTCGCCGACTCCCAGGAAGAGCGTATGGATGCAAACATCGAAGCGCTCGAAAACCTGGTCGACAACCTGAAAGAGCACGGCTACGACCACCAGAAGATCCCGTACGTTCTGCAACTGAACAAGCGCGACCTTCCCAACGCGCTCCCCGTCGATACCCTGAAGAAAGAATTGGTCAAGCGCAACGAAGCCGTTTTTGAGGCGGTAGCGTTCCAGGGCAACGGCGTTTTCGAGACTCTCAAGGAAGTCGCGCGCCAAGTCCTCATTGAACTGAAGAAGGGCTAG
- a CDS encoding VWA domain-containing protein — translation MKNWLIVLSAAVALLVPASAQQSAKELPSAPSATVQQQQQKNTPPSAPVQQAKPDATKPSASNTQPSATPPATTPSDGQSTPKAGGSVAPQSQPPAAQSAQQPNGSSQQAPETEGDPIETFRVKVSEVNLIFTVTDKRGRFVKDLKKDDIRVLDDNKPPASIVNFRSETDLPLRVGLLVDSSNSIRDRFKFEQEAAIEFLNQIVRPKSDQAFVIGFDSAAEVTQDFTDSTEKLSKGVRVLRPGGGTALFDAVFFACRDKLMNASAAGPTRRAIILLSDGEDNQSRVTREEAIEMAQRAEVIVYAISTNISGVKTRGDKVLERFAETTGGRTFFPFKLQDVADAFSEIQDELRSQYAVAYKPADFVADGRYRPIAISAANQKNLRVRARKGYYAPKQ, via the coding sequence ATGAAAAATTGGCTTATCGTTTTGAGTGCTGCCGTTGCCCTGCTTGTTCCGGCCTCGGCGCAGCAGTCCGCGAAGGAACTGCCCTCGGCCCCGTCGGCGACGGTACAGCAGCAACAGCAGAAAAACACTCCGCCCAGCGCGCCGGTACAGCAGGCCAAGCCGGATGCCACGAAGCCATCAGCGTCGAACACGCAGCCGTCCGCCACGCCGCCAGCGACAACTCCATCTGATGGGCAGAGCACGCCGAAAGCCGGAGGTAGTGTCGCTCCGCAATCGCAGCCGCCAGCAGCGCAATCCGCTCAACAACCGAACGGTAGTTCGCAACAAGCGCCGGAAACGGAAGGTGACCCGATTGAGACCTTCCGCGTGAAGGTCAGTGAGGTGAACCTTATCTTCACCGTCACCGATAAGCGCGGCCGCTTCGTAAAGGATCTCAAGAAGGACGACATACGCGTCCTGGACGACAACAAGCCACCTGCGTCGATTGTCAATTTCCGCAGCGAGACCGATCTTCCGTTGCGCGTCGGCCTGCTTGTCGATTCCTCAAACTCCATTCGCGACCGCTTCAAGTTTGAGCAGGAAGCCGCGATCGAGTTCCTCAACCAGATTGTTCGGCCCAAATCCGACCAGGCGTTTGTGATTGGCTTTGACTCGGCAGCCGAGGTCACACAGGACTTTACCGACAGTACGGAAAAACTCTCCAAGGGCGTACGTGTGCTTCGTCCTGGCGGAGGCACCGCGCTCTTCGACGCCGTCTTCTTCGCCTGCCGCGACAAGCTCATGAACGCCAGTGCCGCTGGCCCCACTCGCCGGGCGATCATCCTGCTCAGCGATGGTGAGGATAACCAGAGCCGCGTCACCCGTGAAGAAGCGATCGAAATGGCGCAACGCGCGGAAGTCATCGTTTACGCCATTTCCACGAACATCAGCGGTGTAAAAACGCGCGGAGACAAAGTCCTTGAGCGCTTTGCCGAAACCACCGGTGGACGTACGTTCTTCCCGTTCAAGTTGCAGGACGTAGCCGACGCCTTCTCGGAAATTCAGGACGAACTGCGCAGCCAGTACGCCGTTGCATACAAGCCGGCTGACTTCGTCGCCGACGGACGCTATCGCCCTATTGCGATCTCAGCCGCCAACCAGAAGAACCTGCGAGTCCGCGCTCGGAAGGGGTATTACGCTCCCAAGCAGTGA
- a CDS encoding VWA domain-containing protein encodes MSVTVVLLGAFMFPSSIPAQQNVPNAPTPQNDVPDAPSASKPVLTMPNSTAPTRPAPSSNPPSANPASSKPPASNSPSGNQADPPASENAGTPAAAADQQQPAPPQPQVRTVPQGGETQMKGSERDQLFTLVKPVNFVLVPVTVKDTSGRPIYGLLRENFSIFEDGNKQNVRFFTSDPFPISAAVVVDAGMADVALRRVQDTVASLGGAFSEFDELAVYTYGNTVKQQQDFAAALSDKSTATLRKLKQVEGRTGGVAVNSGPMVSGPTINGRPADPGTYRTATSSTRNMEPSRVLNDAILRAAIDLSKRDRTRRKIIFVISEGREDGSVASYSDVLKVLLSNEVTLYAVAVDSAAIPGYGTLSKIRLPRQGYGNILPKYASATGGDVITEFSKDAIERAYARITEQARNQYTLGYNTGATPSSAYRSIEVRVDRSGLKVFARDGYYPLPPPRK; translated from the coding sequence ATGAGCGTAACGGTGGTTCTCCTGGGGGCGTTCATGTTCCCGTCCTCCATCCCGGCTCAGCAGAACGTCCCGAATGCTCCCACGCCGCAGAACGATGTCCCAGACGCACCTTCGGCTTCCAAGCCCGTGCTGACCATGCCGAACTCGACGGCACCTACGCGTCCGGCACCTTCCAGCAACCCGCCTTCCGCGAACCCGGCGTCCAGTAAACCGCCCGCAAGCAACTCGCCCTCGGGTAACCAAGCTGACCCGCCAGCGTCAGAGAACGCCGGGACGCCAGCAGCAGCAGCCGACCAGCAGCAGCCTGCGCCGCCGCAGCCGCAGGTTCGAACCGTTCCTCAAGGCGGCGAAACACAGATGAAGGGCAGCGAACGCGACCAGCTCTTTACCCTGGTCAAGCCTGTCAACTTCGTGCTCGTTCCCGTGACCGTCAAAGACACTTCGGGACGGCCAATCTATGGATTGCTCCGCGAAAATTTCTCGATTTTTGAAGACGGCAACAAGCAAAACGTTCGATTCTTCACCAGCGATCCGTTCCCGATTTCGGCCGCCGTCGTCGTTGACGCCGGTATGGCCGACGTAGCGTTGCGCAGGGTGCAGGACACCGTCGCCTCCCTTGGCGGCGCGTTTAGCGAATTCGACGAGCTAGCCGTTTACACTTACGGAAACACGGTCAAACAGCAGCAGGATTTTGCCGCCGCCCTGAGCGACAAGTCCACCGCAACCCTGCGCAAATTGAAGCAGGTGGAAGGACGTACGGGCGGCGTGGCCGTGAATTCCGGCCCCATGGTAAGTGGCCCAACCATCAACGGACGTCCCGCCGATCCCGGCACCTACCGAACCGCGACCAGCAGTACGCGCAACATGGAACCCTCGCGCGTACTGAATGACGCCATCCTGCGTGCCGCCATCGATCTCTCGAAGCGTGATCGCACGCGTCGCAAGATCATCTTCGTCATCAGCGAAGGCCGCGAAGATGGCAGTGTCGCAAGCTATAGCGACGTCCTGAAAGTTCTGCTCTCGAACGAGGTCACGTTGTACGCAGTCGCCGTGGATTCTGCCGCCATCCCCGGCTATGGCACGCTGAGCAAAATTCGTCTGCCCCGCCAGGGTTACGGCAACATTCTGCCCAAGTACGCCTCCGCCACCGGCGGCGACGTAATCACCGAGTTCTCAAAAGATGCTATCGAGCGGGCATATGCCCGCATCACCGAGCAGGCGCGCAACCAGTACACGCTTGGCTACAACACCGGAGCTACTCCTTCGTCCGCTTACCGCAGTATAGAAGTACGAGTTGACCGTAGCGGCCTGAAGGTGTTCGCGCGTGACGGTTATTACCCGCTGCCGCCGCCGAGAAAGTAA